The Streptomyces laurentii genome contains a region encoding:
- a CDS encoding uricase (Uricase [Streptomyces venezuelae ATCC10712];~identified by MetaGeneAnnotator; putative;~putative OHCU decarboxylase; Provisional), whose translation MTSGTTPGLTRFNTSAEGDAIAALHEVCASSAWGSRILAQRPYTSAEALLLASDAATAELTDEDLAEAMAGHPPIGRPKPGDPTSSREQSGMAGASAELKAEMLELDLAYQERFGHVFLVCATGRTGAQMRDAIRERIGNSPEREREIVRTELGKINRIRLTRLVHTEESN comes from the coding sequence GTGACGTCAGGTACGACACCGGGCCTCACCCGGTTCAACACCTCGGCGGAGGGCGACGCGATCGCCGCGCTCCACGAGGTGTGCGCCAGCTCGGCGTGGGGAAGCAGGATCCTCGCCCAGCGCCCGTACACCTCCGCCGAAGCCCTCCTTCTCGCCAGCGACGCCGCCACGGCCGAACTGACGGACGAGGACCTGGCGGAGGCCATGGCGGGGCATCCGCCGATCGGGCGACCCAAGCCGGGGGACCCCACCTCCTCCCGTGAACAGAGCGGGATGGCCGGCGCCTCCGCGGAGCTCAAGGCCGAGATGCTCGAACTCGACCTGGCCTACCAGGAGCGGTTCGGTCATGTCTTCCTCGTCTGCGCCACCGGCCGGACCGGTGCGCAGATGCGCGACGCGATCCGGGAACGGATCGGCAACTCGCCCGAGCGGGAGCGGGAGATCGTCCGCACCGAACTGGGCAAGATCAACCGCATCCGGCTGACCCGTCTCGTACACACCGAGGAATCGAACTGA